A genomic stretch from Bradyrhizobium sp. 195 includes:
- a CDS encoding ABC transporter substrate-binding protein, which translates to MTLSLLRAAALAMLLGAPAAALAEDAPFRIGVIDDMSGVYSGNGGPGTVLATKMAVEDFGGKVLGRPIEVISADHQSKPDIGAALARQYIEQQGVSAIIPGGASSVGLAVQAMARSLKKTTLVSGGYASNFSADGCSPYGTQWAPSTSELSKTIAKGIVEGGGKKWFFIIADYVFGKNLAADAGETVKTSGGQVVGQVLHPLNVTDLASQLLAAQGSGADVIGLANAGPDLVLAIKQAKEFGVSAKLATMLVFENNVTALGLSTAQGLRLAASFYWDLNEETRAWSKRFMARNGNAVPTMGHVLAYLATTHYLKAVAAVGSDDAAQVQAKMLQQPIEGNLIQHAHIQPNGRVVSDMHIFEVKSPQESKSPADLYKLVATLPGDGLFVSAEKSGCPYLAVR; encoded by the coding sequence ATGACCTTGTCACTGCTTCGCGCGGCAGCGCTTGCGATGCTGCTGGGCGCTCCGGCGGCGGCGCTCGCAGAGGACGCGCCGTTCCGGATCGGCGTGATCGACGACATGTCCGGCGTCTATTCCGGCAATGGCGGGCCCGGCACGGTGCTCGCCACCAAGATGGCGGTGGAGGACTTCGGCGGCAAGGTGCTGGGCCGTCCGATCGAGGTCATCTCCGCCGATCATCAAAGCAAGCCAGATATCGGCGCGGCCCTCGCGCGCCAATACATTGAGCAACAGGGCGTGAGCGCCATCATCCCGGGCGGTGCGAGTTCGGTTGGGCTCGCGGTGCAAGCGATGGCGCGCTCGCTGAAGAAGACCACCCTGGTCAGCGGCGGCTATGCCTCGAATTTCAGCGCCGACGGCTGCTCGCCCTATGGCACCCAGTGGGCGCCATCTACCAGCGAACTCTCCAAGACCATTGCCAAAGGCATCGTCGAGGGGGGCGGCAAGAAGTGGTTCTTTATCATCGCTGATTACGTGTTCGGCAAGAATCTCGCGGCGGACGCTGGCGAGACCGTGAAGACCTCAGGGGGGCAGGTCGTAGGCCAGGTGCTGCATCCCCTCAACGTGACCGATCTCGCATCCCAGTTGCTGGCGGCGCAAGGTTCGGGGGCCGACGTGATCGGGCTGGCCAATGCCGGGCCCGATCTGGTGCTCGCGATCAAGCAGGCCAAAGAGTTCGGCGTGAGCGCCAAGCTCGCGACCATGCTGGTGTTTGAGAACAACGTCACCGCGCTCGGGCTTTCGACCGCACAGGGCCTGCGACTCGCGGCATCGTTTTACTGGGATCTGAACGAGGAGACCCGCGCATGGTCGAAGCGCTTCATGGCCCGCAACGGCAACGCCGTGCCGACCATGGGCCACGTGCTCGCCTATCTCGCGACCACGCATTATCTGAAAGCGGTCGCCGCGGTCGGCTCCGACGACGCCGCGCAAGTGCAAGCCAAGATGCTGCAGCAGCCGATCGAAGGCAATCTGATCCAGCACGCGCATATCCAGCCCAACGGCCGCGTCGTTTCCGACATGCATATTTTCGAGGTGAAGAGCCCGCAGGAGTCCAAGAGCCCGGCGGATCTGTACAAGCTGGTCGCGACACTGCCGGGCGATGGTCTGTTCGTCTCGGCCGAAAAAAGCGGATGCCCATACCTCGCCGTGAGGTAA
- a CDS encoding helix-turn-helix domain-containing protein has product MKRLRTQGGLTLEEFAAQSGVSRAMLSKVERGEKSPTLAIIVRIAKGLNVSMSTLMGAEPDPAQVAVIRSANRLAFRDPETGFERHNLSPSHLDNDLEFLLHRIPPGESSGELPPYKVATEKYLVVHEGQLTLQTGDANYVLETGDSFYFDVREPYRFTNAGKTPCAYYLVIRRRRS; this is encoded by the coding sequence GTGAAGCGGCTGCGGACGCAGGGGGGCCTGACGCTGGAGGAATTTGCAGCGCAATCCGGCGTCAGCCGCGCGATGCTATCCAAGGTCGAACGTGGCGAGAAGAGCCCGACACTCGCGATCATCGTGCGCATCGCCAAGGGGCTCAATGTCTCGATGTCCACGCTGATGGGCGCAGAGCCCGATCCTGCGCAGGTCGCGGTCATCCGCAGCGCCAACCGTTTGGCGTTCAGGGATCCCGAGACCGGCTTTGAACGTCACAATTTATCGCCGTCCCATCTGGACAACGACCTCGAGTTCCTGCTGCATCGAATCCCGCCAGGCGAATCCTCCGGTGAGCTGCCGCCCTACAAGGTGGCGACGGAAAAATACCTGGTCGTGCACGAGGGCCAGCTAACGCTGCAGACGGGCGACGCGAATTACGTCCTCGAGACTGGCGACTCCTTCTACTTCGATGTGCGTGAGCCCTACCGTTTCACCAATGCGGGCAAGACACCATGCGCGTACTATCTCGTCATCCGGCGGCGCCGCTCCTGA
- a CDS encoding aldehyde dehydrogenase yields the protein MRGHAPHQLQAFKMFIDGEWCESASGRWLETKNPYTGKPWAVIPRGNAEDVDRAVQAANRAFVSGQWASMHPSDRGVLLNRVADLIAANAELLAELEVRDNGKLKVEMLGQMRYLPRWFQYYGGLADKIEGRMPPTDKKGVLHYVSYEPVGVVGAITPWNSPLLLTVWKLAPALAAGNTVVIKPSEFASTSLLALVELFEQAGFPKGVVNVVTGFGAETGEPLVEHPFVDRIAFTGGNLAGRKIYEAAARQFKRVSLELGGKSPNIVFGDASIEDAVKGVISGIFAASGQTCMAGSRLLLHASIHDAFLARLVEVMKAARLGDPNSLETDVGPVATEQQLQKVLHYIELAKDEGARCVLGGRRASRPECGDGWFVEPTIFADVTNDMRIAREEVFGPILSVIKFDSDDEAVALANDTPFGLAAGLWTTDLARALAMPKRLRAGTVWVNAYRVVSYLSPFGGFKESGLGRENGLEAIYEYLEAKSVFINPTPSISNPFTLQ from the coding sequence ATGCGGGGCCATGCCCCGCATCAGCTCCAGGCGTTCAAGATGTTTATCGACGGCGAATGGTGCGAGTCGGCCTCCGGGCGTTGGCTGGAGACCAAAAATCCTTACACGGGAAAGCCTTGGGCCGTCATCCCGAGGGGGAATGCGGAGGACGTCGACAGGGCCGTCCAAGCGGCGAACCGCGCTTTCGTGAGCGGACAATGGGCCAGCATGCACCCGAGCGACCGGGGCGTCCTGCTGAACCGGGTTGCCGACCTTATTGCGGCGAACGCGGAGCTGCTGGCCGAGCTCGAGGTGCGAGACAACGGCAAGCTCAAGGTCGAGATGCTCGGCCAGATGAGGTATCTGCCGCGCTGGTTTCAATATTACGGCGGGCTTGCCGACAAGATCGAAGGCCGCATGCCGCCGACCGACAAAAAGGGCGTGCTGCACTACGTCTCCTACGAGCCGGTCGGCGTCGTCGGCGCGATCACGCCGTGGAATTCGCCGCTGCTGCTGACGGTCTGGAAACTCGCCCCTGCGCTTGCCGCCGGCAACACCGTCGTCATCAAGCCGTCCGAGTTCGCATCGACTTCTCTGCTCGCCTTGGTCGAGCTGTTCGAACAGGCCGGCTTCCCGAAAGGCGTGGTCAACGTCGTCACCGGCTTCGGTGCTGAGACCGGGGAGCCTCTGGTGGAGCATCCCTTCGTCGACCGGATTGCATTCACGGGCGGCAACCTTGCCGGCCGCAAGATCTATGAAGCAGCGGCGCGGCAGTTCAAGCGGGTGTCGCTGGAGCTCGGCGGCAAGTCGCCGAACATCGTCTTCGGCGATGCCAGCATCGAAGATGCAGTGAAGGGCGTCATCTCCGGCATCTTCGCCGCAAGCGGCCAGACCTGCATGGCGGGATCGCGCCTGCTTCTGCATGCGTCGATCCACGACGCATTTCTTGCGCGTCTCGTCGAGGTGATGAAAGCGGCGCGCCTCGGAGACCCCAATAGCCTCGAGACTGACGTCGGACCGGTTGCGACCGAACAGCAGCTACAGAAGGTGCTCCACTATATCGAACTTGCCAAGGACGAGGGCGCCCGCTGCGTCCTCGGCGGCCGGCGGGCTTCCCGGCCGGAATGCGGCGACGGCTGGTTCGTGGAGCCAACCATCTTCGCCGACGTCACCAACGACATGCGGATCGCGCGCGAGGAGGTGTTCGGTCCGATTCTGAGCGTGATCAAATTCGATTCCGACGACGAGGCGGTCGCGCTCGCCAATGACACGCCGTTTGGCCTCGCCGCAGGCCTCTGGACCACCGATCTTGCGCGTGCGCTCGCGATGCCGAAGCGCCTGCGCGCAGGGACGGTTTGGGTCAATGCCTATCGCGTCGTCAGCTATCTCTCGCCATTCGGCGGCTTCAAGGAGTCCGGCCTCGGCCGGGAGAACGGGCTCGAAGCGATCTACGAATATCTGGAGGCCAAGAGCGTCTTCATCAATCCGACGCCGTCGATCTCCAATCCGTTCACGTTGCAGTAA
- a CDS encoding adenylate/guanylate cyclase domain-containing protein, with translation MQIAEWLDTLGLGQYAERFAQNGIDMGVLPELMDQDFEKLGVLLGHRRKMLRAIADLDPAALIASRAPPHDAERRHLTVMFCDLVGSTALSARLDPEDMWEVIRAYRAACASVVAAYDGRIARFVGDGILVYFGYPRAHEDDAERAVRAGLDAISAIAQLKTGSDERVELRIAIATGLVVVGDLISGDASEEHATVGDTPNLAARLQSLAEPGAVVVASSTRRLLGDLFTFRNLGRREVKGIAEPIAVWAVEGAPASESRFEAVRAARSIGFVGRKEEIEFALSRQLLAWQGHGQMVLISGEAGIGKSRFVATLCESPALGAHRRVRYQCSPYHTNSALHPFVAQLERAAGIRSHDTPGQKLEKLEAMLALGTQQVAQATPLIAALLSIPTGDHCSPLGLSPAQQRRQTFASLLDQLEGLAREQPLLIICEDMHWADATSLELFDLAVDRIRGLPILVITTSRPEFEPSWSGLANVSLLRLDRLDRQDTRALVEQVTVGRQLPREMMKRIIDKTDGIPLFVEELTKMVLESGLLVEESGGYRLDSPLPPLAIPATLQDSLMARLDRLAPVKEVAQIGAAIGRDFSYALLRYVAGRDDLTLSAALGQLEEAELLVRRGAPPEANYSFRHALVQEAAYEGLLRSKRQVLHKRIGDVLREKFPVVAETEPEVLAHHFTEAGLSEDALEWWWKAGQQALKRSAYSEAIAHLGKAIATADELPDEPRRMMSRLHLQIAYGRALRGSLGHSAPETVAAWTRARQFAADIDDPVELAPVHSGLFNACLTHGELAPMRELADAIRSAAERRPDSPVAAVVGHWTGGVTCWFGGDYLNARVHLEQALEIYGAEPDPATFRASALDLPFVIMRFLALVLWPLGRIARSRQLAPEAVSASGEKRALSQANALVHRAVFDGLCGGMLQQTETILALGLARDHTMPLYVAAGTYLNGLAKWRAGDRTAGLTEMRRGWTLLHENDCYLCEPFWGMHVAMADAEVGQLETGLEILSELIAWTEQSGQHWLDAELHRALGELLLRRDPRDDSGAENALKRALEIARGQQTKTFELRSALGLARLHKTNGRAGAASEVLAPVLAEFDAERGLPEVMEAKELLAQAR, from the coding sequence ATGCAGATTGCGGAGTGGCTCGATACGCTGGGGCTTGGGCAATACGCAGAGCGTTTTGCCCAAAATGGGATCGACATGGGCGTCCTTCCCGAACTGATGGACCAGGACTTCGAAAAGCTCGGCGTCCTGCTCGGCCATCGTCGCAAGATGCTTCGCGCTATCGCCGATCTCGATCCAGCCGCGTTGATCGCATCGCGGGCGCCTCCTCATGACGCCGAGCGGCGTCACCTCACTGTGATGTTTTGCGATCTGGTCGGGTCGACTGCGCTCTCGGCGCGTCTCGATCCCGAGGATATGTGGGAAGTGATCCGGGCCTACCGCGCCGCCTGCGCGAGCGTCGTTGCTGCCTACGACGGCAGGATAGCCAGGTTCGTCGGTGACGGAATACTGGTCTATTTCGGCTATCCCCGCGCTCACGAGGATGATGCCGAGCGGGCAGTTCGAGCGGGCCTCGACGCCATCTCTGCGATTGCGCAACTCAAGACAGGCAGCGACGAAAGGGTTGAACTGCGGATCGCAATCGCGACCGGGCTTGTGGTGGTCGGCGACCTCATCAGCGGAGATGCTTCGGAGGAGCACGCAACGGTCGGCGATACGCCAAACCTCGCTGCGCGGCTCCAGAGCCTCGCCGAACCGGGAGCGGTCGTCGTTGCCTCCTCGACGCGCAGGCTGCTTGGCGATCTCTTCACGTTTCGCAATCTCGGCCGTCGCGAGGTCAAGGGGATAGCCGAACCCATCGCGGTCTGGGCCGTCGAGGGGGCGCCCGCATCGGAAAGTCGCTTCGAGGCGGTCCGCGCGGCGCGCTCGATCGGCTTTGTCGGCCGCAAGGAGGAGATCGAATTTGCGCTCTCGCGCCAGCTTCTGGCCTGGCAGGGGCACGGCCAGATGGTGTTGATTTCCGGCGAAGCCGGCATCGGCAAGTCGCGCTTCGTCGCAACGCTGTGCGAAAGCCCCGCGTTGGGAGCGCACCGGCGGGTGCGATATCAGTGTTCGCCCTACCACACCAACAGTGCACTTCATCCCTTTGTCGCGCAGCTCGAGCGCGCCGCCGGCATCCGCTCGCACGACACGCCGGGGCAAAAGCTCGAGAAGCTCGAGGCCATGCTGGCCCTTGGAACGCAGCAGGTCGCCCAGGCGACACCGCTCATTGCGGCTCTCCTTTCGATTCCAACCGGCGACCATTGTTCGCCGCTTGGTTTGAGCCCCGCGCAGCAGCGGCGACAGACATTTGCTTCGCTTCTCGATCAGCTAGAGGGTTTGGCGCGAGAGCAGCCCCTGTTGATCATCTGCGAGGATATGCATTGGGCCGATGCCACGTCACTCGAGCTGTTCGATCTCGCGGTCGATCGGATCAGGGGACTGCCGATCCTCGTGATCACGACATCTCGGCCAGAGTTCGAGCCCTCCTGGTCGGGCCTTGCGAACGTCAGTCTGCTACGGCTCGACCGACTAGACCGGCAGGACACGCGTGCGTTGGTCGAGCAGGTCACCGTGGGCCGCCAGCTGCCACGCGAGATGATGAAACGGATCATCGACAAGACGGATGGCATCCCGCTGTTCGTCGAGGAACTGACCAAGATGGTGCTGGAGTCTGGATTGCTCGTCGAGGAGTCCGGGGGCTATCGCCTCGATAGTCCACTCCCGCCGCTTGCCATTCCGGCGACGCTGCAGGATTCGCTGATGGCGCGGCTCGACCGGCTGGCTCCCGTGAAGGAGGTGGCGCAAATAGGCGCCGCCATCGGCCGCGACTTCTCGTACGCGCTGCTGCGATACGTGGCTGGACGCGATGATCTGACGCTGAGCGCAGCGCTCGGGCAACTCGAAGAAGCGGAATTGCTGGTGCGTCGCGGCGCTCCGCCCGAAGCAAACTATAGTTTCAGGCACGCCCTCGTTCAGGAAGCAGCCTATGAGGGCTTGCTCAGGAGCAAACGGCAGGTGCTTCACAAGCGCATCGGCGATGTCCTGCGTGAGAAGTTTCCAGTCGTCGCCGAGACTGAGCCGGAAGTTTTGGCGCATCACTTCACCGAGGCGGGGCTGAGCGAGGACGCCCTCGAGTGGTGGTGGAAGGCGGGCCAGCAGGCGCTGAAACGCTCGGCCTATTCCGAGGCGATCGCGCATCTCGGCAAGGCGATCGCGACCGCCGATGAGCTGCCCGATGAGCCCCGCCGGATGATGAGCAGGCTGCATCTTCAAATCGCATATGGCCGTGCATTACGGGGCAGCCTCGGTCACAGCGCTCCCGAAACGGTCGCTGCTTGGACGCGCGCCCGGCAGTTCGCAGCCGACATCGATGATCCCGTTGAACTCGCGCCGGTCCATTCAGGCCTTTTCAATGCCTGCCTGACACACGGCGAACTCGCTCCGATGCGGGAGCTGGCGGATGCCATCCGGAGTGCCGCCGAACGACGACCGGACTCGCCGGTCGCCGCCGTCGTCGGACATTGGACGGGCGGCGTCACGTGCTGGTTCGGCGGTGATTACCTGAACGCGAGAGTTCATCTCGAGCAGGCACTGGAGATCTATGGTGCCGAGCCGGATCCGGCGACGTTCAGGGCGTCCGCGCTGGATCTCCCGTTCGTGATCATGAGGTTCCTTGCCCTGGTGCTTTGGCCACTCGGCAGGATCGCTCGCTCGCGTCAGCTGGCCCCCGAAGCCGTGAGTGCTTCCGGAGAAAAACGCGCGCTGTCCCAGGCCAATGCGCTCGTTCACCGCGCCGTGTTCGACGGGCTGTGCGGGGGCATGTTGCAGCAGACAGAGACGATCCTGGCGCTCGGTCTCGCGCGCGACCACACGATGCCGCTGTATGTGGCCGCCGGCACCTACCTCAATGGCCTGGCCAAGTGGCGTGCCGGCGACCGAACGGCCGGACTGACGGAAATGCGTCGCGGCTGGACCTTGCTGCACGAGAATGACTGCTATCTCTGTGAACCATTTTGGGGAATGCATGTCGCCATGGCGGACGCGGAGGTGGGCCAACTCGAAACCGGACTGGAAATCCTGAGCGAATTGATTGCATGGACGGAACAGTCCGGTCAGCATTGGCTGGATGCCGAGCTGCACCGCGCCCTCGGCGAGCTTTTGCTGCGTCGTGACCCGCGAGACGATTCCGGTGCCGAAAATGCCCTCAAGCGAGCGCTGGAAATCGCACGAGGCCAGCAGACGAAGACCTTCGAGTTGCGCAGCGCCCTTGGGCTTGCTCGCCTGCACAAGACAAATGGCCGAGCGGGCGCGGCATCCGAAGTGCTCGCTCCCGTGCTCGCCGAATTTGATGCGGAGCGAGGTCTTCCCGAGGTCATGGAAGCGAAGGAGCTGCTCGCGCAAGCGCGTTAG
- a CDS encoding autotransporter domain-containing protein, with the protein MRLKSAVPAAALLLAAGMPVTCAQAQQVGTIYGFGDSLLDVARNCPIAFPQSAPYGACGNGRGSLQWLSQLTSYSFIKSNDYAYNGVGNGVFPAFNGGPTVAQQIVEFTSAGRSFQPNDVIVVGGMPNNSAAPLLGILDPNGLPYTPQTLSAATLSQQYSNISQLIKAGGHNFVVENMFSSSAYNFYVIGGFYPLGAPYAFPNIPGATTFFGLVNDNIAATLAPLARPGVRLHVVDLAAIYTKAYTDPTSLGFKTGTACIFDGNCLTASKDVQNQHFMFDLHPTDAGYAVIARYEANILAAQDGLAAQGDIAQLTAQNFSNSIFSRLDAYRGNDPRVTGTASPSQAFASMDRPGMTTKAPSRVAPELPLSVYLAAAYGSGSRGDRFGADGNAVGFDYTLAGGTFGADVKLDPNIRVGGALNYTNPVANLHGGTGHLNLDSYQVGGYASFTYPHLLTDIVATYGYNNYRIDRPGVVDTIRGSTTGDTFTVGVKSAYLFDVGAVRIGPLAGLVYDYTNVNPYTETGDPIITQFVARQKLEGLTGSAGVQVRAPFMVGTLPVNSFVNLTAEHDFLGGARTLLAAETVALALPIYTVVAGNPDRTYGKVVGGLSTALSGNVNAMLTAAGTFGASTPQFALQGAVKVAF; encoded by the coding sequence GTGAGACTGAAGTCAGCGGTACCGGCCGCAGCATTGCTGCTGGCCGCGGGAATGCCTGTTACCTGCGCGCAGGCGCAGCAGGTCGGGACGATCTACGGCTTTGGCGACAGCCTGCTCGACGTGGCGCGCAACTGCCCGATCGCGTTTCCGCAATCTGCGCCGTACGGCGCCTGCGGCAACGGTCGAGGCTCGTTGCAATGGCTGTCGCAACTCACCAGCTACAGCTTCATCAAGAGCAACGACTACGCCTACAACGGCGTGGGCAATGGCGTCTTTCCGGCATTCAATGGCGGGCCGACAGTCGCCCAGCAGATCGTGGAGTTCACGAGCGCCGGCCGAAGTTTTCAGCCGAACGACGTGATCGTCGTCGGTGGCATGCCCAACAACTCGGCGGCACCGTTGCTGGGAATTCTCGATCCGAACGGACTTCCGTACACGCCGCAAACGCTGTCCGCGGCAACCTTGTCTCAGCAGTACAGCAACATTTCGCAATTGATCAAAGCAGGCGGGCACAATTTCGTCGTCGAGAACATGTTCTCCTCGTCGGCCTATAATTTCTATGTCATCGGCGGCTTCTATCCGCTCGGCGCGCCCTACGCGTTTCCGAACATTCCGGGGGCGACGACGTTCTTCGGTCTGGTCAACGATAATATTGCGGCCACGCTCGCGCCGCTGGCCCGGCCGGGCGTACGCCTTCACGTCGTCGACCTTGCCGCGATCTACACCAAGGCCTACACCGATCCGACCAGCCTGGGTTTCAAGACCGGTACGGCCTGCATTTTCGACGGAAACTGCCTCACCGCGTCGAAGGACGTGCAGAACCAGCATTTCATGTTCGATCTGCACCCGACGGACGCCGGGTATGCCGTGATTGCGCGCTATGAGGCCAATATACTTGCGGCGCAGGACGGACTTGCCGCGCAGGGCGACATCGCGCAACTCACCGCCCAGAATTTTTCGAATTCGATCTTCTCGCGACTGGATGCCTATCGCGGCAACGATCCGCGTGTCACAGGGACGGCGTCACCGTCGCAAGCCTTTGCATCTATGGACCGGCCCGGCATGACTACGAAGGCGCCGTCGCGTGTTGCGCCGGAATTGCCGCTCTCGGTCTATCTCGCCGCAGCCTATGGCAGCGGCAGCCGCGGCGATCGCTTCGGCGCCGACGGAAACGCCGTCGGCTTCGACTATACCCTGGCCGGCGGCACCTTCGGCGCCGATGTCAAACTCGATCCCAACATTCGCGTCGGCGGCGCGCTCAACTATACCAATCCGGTTGCCAATCTGCATGGTGGCACCGGTCACCTCAATCTCGACAGCTATCAGGTCGGAGGCTATGCGTCCTTTACCTATCCGCATCTGCTGACGGACATCGTTGCGACCTACGGCTACAACAATTACCGCATCGATCGCCCCGGCGTCGTCGATACGATCCGCGGCAGCACCACGGGCGACACCTTCACCGTCGGCGTCAAGTCAGCCTATCTGTTCGACGTGGGCGCCGTCCGGATCGGTCCGCTGGCCGGGCTCGTCTATGACTACACCAACGTCAATCCGTACACGGAAACGGGTGATCCCATCATCACCCAGTTCGTCGCTCGGCAGAAGCTCGAAGGCCTGACGGGCAGCGCGGGCGTGCAGGTCCGTGCGCCGTTCATGGTCGGGACGCTCCCGGTCAATTCCTTCGTCAATCTGACGGCCGAGCACGACTTTCTCGGCGGCGCGCGCACTTTGCTTGCGGCGGAGACCGTGGCTCTCGCCTTGCCGATCTACACTGTCGTGGCGGGCAATCCCGATCGGACCTACGGCAAGGTGGTTGGGGGTCTCAGCACGGCGCTATCGGGTAATGTCAACGCTATGCTGACTGCGGCGGGAACGTTCGGCGCCAGCACTCCGCAATTCGCCCTGCAAGGCGCGGTCAAAGTAGCGTTCTAG
- a CDS encoding polyhydroxyalkanoate depolymerase has protein sequence MMSMYYQAFQNHMDLTAPWRTGASSALRFLNLVPQGMSDQVVGRLSAALELISRSTLTYHRPAYGIDSVMVGNREVAVSEEIAYATPFGSLLHFRKDGVSDQPRMLLVAPMSGHFATLLRGTVQTLLQDHDVYITDWHNPRDIPRSEGRFGLDDYTEHLIDFLGQLGPRPHMVAICQPSVSALAAAAIMCEDNHPSRPATLTLMAGPIDTRIQPTRVNDFAKSKPIEWFERNLINYVPMQCRGALRKVYPGFVQLTAFVSMNLERHIKQHMDLANHIAKGEKDKAATIKTFYDEYFAVMDLPAEFYIETVRDVFQEHLLPQGRLMHRGRPVNTKAVSRMGLMTVEGEKDDICSIGQTLAAQDLCTGVRAYRRVHHMQAGVGHYGVFSGKRWNNEIYPLLRDFVHVNS, from the coding sequence ATGATGTCGATGTATTATCAGGCTTTTCAGAACCACATGGACCTGACCGCGCCGTGGCGGACGGGGGCTTCGTCCGCGCTGAGATTCCTCAATCTGGTGCCGCAGGGCATGTCGGATCAGGTCGTCGGCCGGCTGTCGGCGGCGCTGGAGCTGATCTCGCGCTCGACGCTCACCTATCACCGTCCCGCCTACGGCATCGACAGCGTCATGGTGGGAAATCGGGAAGTCGCCGTCAGCGAGGAGATCGCCTACGCGACGCCGTTCGGCTCGCTGCTGCACTTCAGGAAGGACGGCGTGTCGGATCAGCCGCGCATGCTGCTGGTGGCGCCGATGTCCGGCCATTTCGCGACGCTGCTGCGCGGCACCGTGCAGACGCTGCTCCAGGACCATGACGTCTACATCACCGACTGGCACAACCCGCGCGACATTCCCCGCAGCGAAGGCCGCTTCGGACTCGACGACTACACCGAGCATCTCATCGATTTCCTGGGACAGCTCGGCCCCCGCCCGCACATGGTCGCGATCTGCCAGCCGTCGGTGTCGGCGCTCGCGGCGGCCGCGATCATGTGCGAGGACAACCATCCCTCGCGCCCGGCGACGCTGACGCTGATGGCGGGGCCGATCGACACGCGGATCCAGCCGACCAGGGTCAACGACTTCGCCAAGAGCAAGCCGATCGAATGGTTCGAGCGGAACCTGATCAACTATGTGCCTATGCAGTGCCGCGGCGCCCTGCGGAAAGTCTATCCCGGCTTCGTGCAGCTCACCGCCTTCGTCTCGATGAACCTCGAGCGCCACATCAAGCAGCATATGGATCTCGCCAACCACATCGCCAAGGGCGAGAAGGACAAGGCCGCGACCATCAAGACCTTCTACGACGAATATTTCGCGGTGATGGATCTTCCGGCCGAGTTCTACATCGAAACCGTGCGCGACGTGTTCCAGGAGCACCTCCTGCCGCAAGGCAGGCTGATGCATCGCGGCCGTCCCGTGAACACCAAGGCCGTCAGCCGCATGGGCCTGATGACGGTCGAGGGCGAGAAGGACGACATCTGCTCGATCGGCCAGACGCTGGCGGCACAAGATCTCTGCACCGGCGTGCGCGCCTATCGCAGGGTGCACCACATGCAGGCCGGCGTCGGCCATTACGGCGTGTTCTCCGGCAAGCGCTGGAACAACGAGATCTATCCGCTGCTACGGGATTTCGTCCACGTCAATTCGTGA
- a CDS encoding glutathione S-transferase family protein — protein sequence MAKATLTISSKNYSSWSLRGWLLAKFSGLDFEEIVTAPDDASARAEILLLSSSILVPCLRHEGAVVWDTLAIGEYLNEVMPSAGLLPDNRVQRAHCRSISGEIHSGFTTLRASLPVNLKGRFPGFKIWSRAQADIDRVWSIWRDCLAVSGGPFLFGAQRTMADAMYAPVVTRFVTYDVKLEPVLKAYADTIMAMPEMQEWIAAAKEEPAEIEELEVEY from the coding sequence ATGGCAAAGGCGACACTGACCATCAGCAGCAAGAACTATTCGTCCTGGTCGCTGCGCGGCTGGCTGCTGGCGAAATTCTCCGGGCTCGATTTCGAGGAAATCGTCACCGCGCCGGACGATGCGTCGGCGCGCGCCGAGATCCTGCTGCTGTCGTCGTCGATCCTGGTGCCGTGCCTGCGGCACGAGGGTGCGGTAGTCTGGGATACGCTGGCGATCGGCGAATATCTCAACGAGGTGATGCCGTCAGCCGGCCTGTTGCCTGATAACCGCGTGCAGCGCGCTCATTGCCGCTCGATCTCGGGCGAAATCCATTCCGGCTTCACCACGCTGCGCGCCTCGTTGCCGGTGAATCTGAAGGGACGTTTCCCCGGCTTCAAGATCTGGTCGCGGGCGCAGGCCGACATCGACCGCGTCTGGTCCATCTGGCGCGACTGTCTGGCGGTATCGGGTGGCCCCTTCCTGTTCGGGGCGCAGCGCACCATGGCGGATGCGATGTACGCGCCGGTGGTGACGCGCTTCGTCACCTACGACGTCAAGCTGGAGCCGGTGCTGAAGGCCTATGCCGACACCATCATGGCGATGCCCGAGATGCAGGAATGGATCGCGGCAGCAAAGGAGGAGCCGGCCGAGATCGAGGAGCTCGAGGTCGAATATTAG